From the Candidatus Bathyarchaeum sp. genome, the window CTCGGGCTTGCAAATTTTGTTATAAGTTTGTTTGTCCTGAGCGTTTAAACTAACATTTACCCGGTCTACCCCTGCAGTCTTTAACTCAGTTATTACTTCTCTTCCATTGTTTAACAAATAGCCCTGACCGTTGGTGTTAACTCTAACGGGTATCTGCTGATTCCTTTTTATCCACCTGGTTACTTCCAAAACAACATCCAAGCGTTCTAAGGGCTCACCAAATCCACAAAATACAATTTCGATCCAGTTCTTTCTGGGCAAAACTTTTTTCAAATCTTCAATAATTTCTTTTGGTGTTGGCTCTTTTTGCAGGTTCAAATAAAACCCGTTAAGTCCATCCTTAAATTGTCTCACACAAAAACAGCAATTATTAGAGCACTTGGTAGTGATATTCAAATACAAGTTATTTCCAAGCCAATAAACAATGCTCGGTTTTTTATCAGACGTTGACATTTAGTTTTAGATGTACCAACGGAGATTCTTGAATTTTTCTTCATATTCCACCCAGTTTTGGCAATGAAAAAAATAAAAAATGAGAAGGGACAAGATACTAGAAATTAGTATCTTCGGCATCCGATGAACATACATGCTACAAAGCTTGCTGCAAAAGGGACACTAGTTATGGCTGCGATGATTCCTAAGGGTGTGATTACT encodes:
- a CDS encoding TatD family nuclease-associated radical SAM protein, with the translated sequence MSTSDKKPSIVYWLGNNLYLNITTKCSNNCCFCVRQFKDGLNGFYLNLQKEPTPKEIIEDLKKVLPRKNWIEIVFCGFGEPLERLDVVLEVTRWIKRNQQIPVRVNTNGQGYLLNNGREVITELKTAGVDRVNVSLNAQDKQTYNKICKPEFDDAYESVLEFIEKAKNVMETEVTAVSVPEVNMKKVKEQAQTMGVNFRVR